The Desulfovibrio psychrotolerans genome includes the window CACATGCGGGGGGCTTCGTCATTTTTCGTCCGTGCCTCGTCCAGTTTGCGTCCACTCATAACCCGACGCAACGAAAGAAAGGCTGGTTACTTCCGCCAGAACTCAGGAACAAAAAGAATAAAAATAGTAAATATTTCCAAGCGCCCAAGCAGCATACACAGCATAAGAATCCATTTAGCCATGCCCGGCAGATGCGCAAAATTCTCCGCAGGCCCCACAGCCCCAAAACCGGGCCCCACATTGCCGATACAGGCAATTACCGCAGAAAAAGCCGTAAGCAGGTCCAGCCCGCATGCCGCAAGCAGCATGCCGGAGACTATATACAGCGCTATGAAAAGAATGAAAAAACCCCAAACACCGGCTATAACTTCCTCAGAAACGCTTTTCCCTCCCATCTTGATGCGCTTCACGGCATGCGGATGCACCAGCCGAAATAGTTCATGATATCCCTGCTTCAGCAAAAGCATCACCCGCATGCACTTTATGCCGCCACTTGTAGAACCGGCACATCCCCCCAAAAACATAAGGAAAAGCAGAAGCGCCTGAGAAAAAGGCAACCACAGTTCGTAGTCCGCAGTGGCAAACCCCGTTGTCGTGCAGATAGATACCACCTGAAATGCCGCAAACCGCAACGCCTGCAACAAGGAGTCGTACTGCGTGCCGTAAATACAGACGGTAACCAGCAGGGTAAACAAAACAACAGTGCCGGTATAGAAACGGAACTCCGGATTTTTCCAGAAACAACGTATGTCCCCGCGTAACGCCCGGTAATGCAGTGTAAAATTGGCCCCTGCGATGAACATGAACAGTGTGATGACCCAGTGAATGTACGCACTGTCGTAATGACCAACTGAAGCATTCTTTGTGGAATATCCGCCCGTGGCCATAGTGCCGAAGGTATGGCAGACTGCATCGAACAATGTCATGCCTCCCAACAGCAATAACGCACACTGCACCGCAGAAAAGAACACATAGACCTTCCACAGGACTATGGCAGTATCCTTAATACGGGGCTTGAGCTTATCCGGTTCCGGTCCGGGAACTTCTGCCTTGTACATCTGCATACCGCCCACGCCCAGAAACGGCAGTATTGCCAGTGAAAGCACAATAATGCCCATCCCCCCCAGCCAATGCGTAAGGCTGCGCCACATGAGTATACTGGGCGGCAGTGCTTCTATGTTCGCAAGGACGCTGGAGCCTGTCGTGGTAAAGCCAGAGAAGGATTCAAAAAAAGCATCCGTTGCCGTGGGGATCATCCCCGTGAACAGAAAAGGCAATGCACCGGCGCATCCGGCTGCAATCCACGCCAGAGCCACTATGGCCATACCCTCACGGTGGTTCATGACCAGCTTATCCCTGCGGCGGGTCAGCCCGTAAAGCAACGCCCCGGAACCGCAGGAAACAACCAGCGCCCCAACCAAAGGCCACAATCCCGCATCCTGGTAATACAGTGCCCATCCAATGGGGAAGAGCATGGTAAGCCCAACTGAGGCGAGCAGCGCTCCTATCACATGAAAACAGTACGTAAGACGCATGCACCCGCCTAAAGCTGACTCAGCTTCACCGTTAAAGCCTGTTCCACGCGGGAAACCTCCTCACGAGTGGTCAGGATGATGATGCGGTCTTCCGGGTTGATTATGCTGTCACCGCTGGGAATGACGACTTCCTTCCCACGTACAATGGCCAACAGCAGGGTGCCGCGCGGAAATCCCAGTTCGCGCACGGGCTTGCCCACCACATCAGAATCTGCAAGGGCCACGGCCTCCAGCGCTTCTGCGCCTTCGCCCCGTATGGAAACGGACGAAAGCACCTTGCCGCGGCGAATGTGGTGCAGAATGGAGTTCACTGCCGCCAGGCGTGGCGAAACGGAGTTATCAATGCCTATGGCACTCACAAGGGGCTGATAGGCGGCCTTGTTCACCCGGGTGACGGTTTTCTTCGCTCCTAGATTCTTGGCGAGCAGTGAAGAGAGGATATTGATTTCTTCATCAGAGGTGAGAGAAATCACCACATCCATGGCGTCCACGTTTTCTTCCCGCAGAAAGTCCTGATCAGTACCATCGCCGTGAAGAACCAGTGTGGTATTCAGCTTTTCCGCGAGCACCATGCAACGCGCCTTGTCTTTGTCCACAAGCTTCACATGCAGCCCCTTGCGCTCAAAGAGCATGGCCAGCCGCAGACCTATATTACCACCCCCGATGATGAGCGCAGACTTTACCGGAGCGGTATCGTGGCCGGATATCCGTCGCACGGTTTCCAAGCTTGTGTCTTTGCAGGCAAAATACACTATGTCGCCTGCAAGAATCTCATCACTCCCACCAGGGATAATTAGCTCATCCTTACGCACGATAGCGGCTATGATGACATTCACATCATCCACAACTTCACGGAACTGCATGAGCCGCCTTCCGATGAGCGGCCCCTGTTCCAGCCGCACCCCAACCAGCTTCACCTGCCCGTCCGCAAACTCGCTGAAATCAACAGCCCCCGGCATGGCCAGCATGCGGTCTATAGCCTTGATGACTTCTTTTTCGGGATTGATGATGGTGGAAATACTCAGAGGTTCGTTGGTCAGCGCATCTTGGAACAGATGGTATTCTTCGTTGCGTATGCGCGCGATTTTTCGGGAATCCGGGGCAATGGCGTTGGCAAAGAGACAGGATATGATGTTAATCTCATCACTGTCCGTCACGGCCAAGAAAATATGGGCGTCCATAACGCCTGCATCACTGAGCACCACAGGGCTGCATCCGGACCCTTGCACGGTCTGCACATCCAGCACTTCAGATACCCGGCGCAAAGCCTCCGCGCTCTGGTCCACCACAACGACCTGCTTGCTTTCCTGTGCAAGACGGCGGGCAATATGAAACCCCACCTCACCTGCCCCGACAATGACCACCTTGAGCTGTTCCACCCGTGGCGTTCGGCTGAAAAGACGCATGCTGTTTACTCCAGATAAGATGGCACAAACCGTCTTTCCGCCCGGTAACGGCTCCTGGCGGCGCGCCGGTACAAAGCGGTCTCTTCGGACCACACGTTCTTGCGCCTACTAGCAGATAGCGCATGTCCGCGCAAGGCGGCAACACGGAAGGACAACGCAAAAAAGCCCGCCATGGCGGGCCTTCATGCAATAATCAGGGAGCGAAAAGGCGTTACGCGATTTCTGCGACAGCCTTGCTCAGACGGGAAATGCTGCGTGCAGCCATTCTCCAGTGAATAACGCCCTTGCCGGCAGCCTTGTCCAGTACGGAGTTGGCAGTGCCAAGCAGAACCTGTGCCTGATCCTTGTCCTTCTGCAGGATTGCGGTGCGAACAGCCTTCACAGTGTTACGGACACGGGTCTTCATAGCACGGTTGCGGGTAGCGCGCTTCAGGCTCTGGCGATGCCTCTTGATGGCAGACTTGTGGTTAGCCACGGTAGATCCTCCAAAAAACTTGTATGTAAGAGTCTTCTTGACGACAATACTGGAACACGGGAAGGCAGTTCATTACGCGCCAACCACCGACATGTCAAGCTATTGTCTACAATTTATCATGGCGAAGAAGAATCAACCCCTCCCCGCCTGTTCCATTACAATTGCAAAGCGGCAAAATCCGCAAGCCGACCCAGCTTGCGCACCAGCGACATAAGCAGATTAAGCCGATTCTGACGTACAGCAAGGTCATCGCACATGACCATAACCTTGTCAAAGAACGCGTCCACATCCGGCCGCAATTCTTCCAGCAGGCCAAACAGGGCATCAAAATCCCCAGCCGCCCACAGGGCCTCAAACCGGGGAGCCATAGCGGCAAGCGAGGCTCCGAAGGCCTTTTCCGCATCATCCTCAAACAGCGCAGCGTCCGGTATTCCGTCCAGCATCGCGCCGGCCTCTTCGCCCTGCTTACGGATGATGTTGGCTGCACGCTTGAAAGTGAGCACCGCCTGCGCAAACCCCTGCGTACGGCTGAACGCAGCAAGAGCCTTCAGACGTGCGCGGGCATCGCACACATCATCAGCCCCGGCGTTAAGCACGGCCTCCACCAGCAGCGTTTCATATCCCTGAGAGACAAAGTAATTCTTCAGGCGCAGGGTGAAAAACTCCACCATCTTGGCATGCGCTTCCGGCAGAGGCAATTTCCATTGTATGGCATCGCCGTAACCGGCCTGAGCCATCCGGAATATTGCCGAAACGGGAAGATGCATATCCCTGTCCAGCAGAATACGCGTAATGGCAAGACAACAACGGCGCAGGCCATACGGGTCTGCGGCCCCTGTGGGAATCGTGTTCAGACCGAAACACCCTGCAAGCGTATCGGCCTTGTCCGCGATGGAAAGCAGCGCCCCGCACAATGACGAAGGGACGGGGGAATCCGGCCCGGCAGGCAGATACTGTTCGGAAATAGCCTGAGCCACGGCCTCGCTCTCATTCATCCTGCGGGCATATATGCCGCCCATTATCCCTTGCAGGCTGTCGAATTCATAGACCATCTCCGAAACGAGGTCCGCCTTGGAAAGGCGCCCTGCGCGTTCCGCATCTGCCTTGATGTCCGATGCGCCCTGCGCGGCAGCCACGGCAAGTTCCCCGCACAGCACAGACAGGCGCCGGGTTTTGTTGCCCATGGAGCCCAGCGGCGCAAGGAAAATAACGGAATCCAACTTCTCAAGCCACGCATCAAAACTGCTTTTAAGGTCGTTGCGCCAGAAGAAACGGGCATCTTCCAGTCGCGCCCTCAGCACCCGCTCCCACCCTTTGCGCACCACGGCCTCATCCTTGGGCGTAATGTTCAGCACCGTCAGGAAGTACGGCAGCAGGTTGCCTTCGGAATCGGCCAGACCGAAACTCTTCTGGTGGCTCTGCATACTGGTGAGCAGCGCTTCCTTGGGAAGCTCCAGAAAGGACGGATCAAACCCGCCAAGACAGGCCACGGGATGTTCAGACAACCCCTGCACTTCGTCCAGAAGCGCCTCTTTCCACAGCACATTGCCCCCTACCGAGGCGGCAAGACGGTTACCCTCTTCAATAATGACGGCACGTCTTCTGGCACCGGAAAGGACTACGCCGCACATATCCTGCAACACTCCCTCCAGCTGTTCCGCACCTGCCACGGCAAAGGGGCCGGGACCGTGTACGCGGTGACCACGAGTGGTGTTGCCGGTGGCAAGGTCAGCCACAGCAAAGGGAACAACCTGATCATCCAGCATGGCGAATACCCAGCGAAGGGGGCGGGCATATGTATACTCCAGACTCGCCCATTTCATCTTCTTGGGAAACGGCAACGCCGCGATAATAACCGGACATCCCAGAGCCAGCAGGTCCGCTGTGGCGGCACCGCCCACGCGCTTGCGCACGGCAATGTACTCGCCCTTGTCCGTCTGCAGAGTAAAGGCATCCGCAAGGTCCACTCCCTGCGTTCTGGCAAATCCTTCCGCAGCCTTGGTGGGCTTGCCCTCTGCGTCAAAGGCTATGCGCACAGGCGGACCGGAAACCACCTCCTCCGCCTCACTTTGCCGCAGGGCAATGCCACGCACCGTGGCAACGGCCCTTCTGGGCGTGGTTTCCACGGAAACAGATTCAAACTCCACATGCGATTCGGCAAGAAACGCCGCAAGGCGATCTCCCAGTTCCTTTTCAAGGCCCGGTAAAAAACGGGCGGGCAACTCTTCCGAGCCTATCTCCAATACGAATACGGACATGGTATGCTCTTCCTGTGGCCTTGCTAGTTGTCGTTTTTCGGCAGCATGGGATAACCAAGATCCTCACGCTGCTTCGCATAGAGACGGGCCACTGCCGAAGCCAGAGCCCGCACGCGGCCGATGTAGCCGGTACGTTCGGTAATGGATATGGCCCCACGGGCATCCAGCAAGTTGAACGTATGCGAACACTTCAGGCAGTAATCGTACGCAGGCCAAGCAACACCGGCCTCACACAGGCGTTTGCACTCCGCCTCATACATGCCGAACAGGTTAAGCAGCATGCCCGCATCGCTCAACTCAAAGTTGTACCGGGACATCTCCACCTCGTTCTGGTGGTAGACGTTTCCGTAGGTGACGTTCGCATTGTAGGAAAGATCGTATACGGATTCCTTGCCCTGCAGATACATGCACAGGCGCTCCAGACCGTAGGTGATCTCCACGCTGGTGGGAGACAGATCAATACCGCCCACCTGCTGGAAATAGGTGAACTGCGTCACCTCCATGCCGTTCAGCCAAACCTCCCAGCCAAGCCCCCATGCACCCAGTGTGGGCGATTCCCAGTCGTCTTCCACAAAGCGGATATCGTGCACAGCAGAGTCAATGCCGAGTTCCTTCAGGCTTTGCAGATACAACTCCTGTATGTTGTCCGGCGAAGGCTTGAGGATGACTTGAAACTGAAAGTAGTGCTGCAGCCGATTGGGGTTTTCGCCGTACCGTCCGTCTGTGGGACGACGCGAAGGCTCAACGTAGGCCACGTTCCACGGCTCCGGCCCTATAACCCGCAAAAATGTTGCAGGGTTAAAGGTTCCCGCGCCGCACTCCACATCGAAAGGCTGCGCAAGAACACACCCCTGCCGGGACCAAAATGTCTGCAAAGTTAGAATAACATCTTGAAAATGCATGGCAATCCTCTAAGCTCAATATGCTCTACACGATGCTGTCGTGTTGTTGTGGTCACGCATGACCGGACAGTGGCCGGGCAATCACACCCTGCGGAACATGCCCTTATCCCATGTCAAACCAATGTGGAACTGGATAAAGCCATCCACCGCCCGCGTCAGTTCGCGGCGCGCCCGCTCAGAAAGCGAAAGCGCTTCCCAGTGAAGCGGTGAATATTCCTGCACAAAGCGCAGCGCGTCAAGTGATTCGTTGCCCAGCCTGAACATGGGCCCGGAAGGAGCGGCGCAGTTGCCGCACAAAAGCAGGCCTTCCTGCACATGAAAAACCGCCCCCTGACCAGAATCCATCTCGCAGCCACATTGCAGACAAAAGCCCGTTTCCGGCCTGTACCCCTGATCAAAAGCAAAACGCGCACGAAAAAGCAGCGGAAGCATGGCATCCGCCCCCTTATCCGCCTCCAGAGCCTCCAGCGCTTCCTCAAACAGCGTATAGGCCGCCTGCGCCCCTTCCAGG containing:
- the rpsT gene encoding 30S ribosomal protein S20, yielding MANHKSAIKRHRQSLKRATRNRAMKTRVRNTVKAVRTAILQKDKDQAQVLLGTANSVLDKAAGKGVIHWRMAARSISRLSKAVAEIA
- a CDS encoding TrkH family potassium uptake protein, which produces MRLTYCFHVIGALLASVGLTMLFPIGWALYYQDAGLWPLVGALVVSCGSGALLYGLTRRRDKLVMNHREGMAIVALAWIAAGCAGALPFLFTGMIPTATDAFFESFSGFTTTGSSVLANIEALPPSILMWRSLTHWLGGMGIIVLSLAILPFLGVGGMQMYKAEVPGPEPDKLKPRIKDTAIVLWKVYVFFSAVQCALLLLGGMTLFDAVCHTFGTMATGGYSTKNASVGHYDSAYIHWVITLFMFIAGANFTLHYRALRGDIRCFWKNPEFRFYTGTVVLFTLLVTVCIYGTQYDSLLQALRFAAFQVVSICTTTGFATADYELWLPFSQALLLFLMFLGGCAGSTSGGIKCMRVMLLLKQGYHELFRLVHPHAVKRIKMGGKSVSEEVIAGVWGFFILFIALYIVSGMLLAACGLDLLTAFSAVIACIGNVGPGFGAVGPAENFAHLPGMAKWILMLCMLLGRLEIFTIFILFVPEFWRK
- the glyS gene encoding glycine--tRNA ligase subunit beta, with translation MSVFVLEIGSEELPARFLPGLEKELGDRLAAFLAESHVEFESVSVETTPRRAVATVRGIALRQSEAEEVVSGPPVRIAFDAEGKPTKAAEGFARTQGVDLADAFTLQTDKGEYIAVRKRVGGAATADLLALGCPVIIAALPFPKKMKWASLEYTYARPLRWVFAMLDDQVVPFAVADLATGNTTRGHRVHGPGPFAVAGAEQLEGVLQDMCGVVLSGARRRAVIIEEGNRLAASVGGNVLWKEALLDEVQGLSEHPVACLGGFDPSFLELPKEALLTSMQSHQKSFGLADSEGNLLPYFLTVLNITPKDEAVVRKGWERVLRARLEDARFFWRNDLKSSFDAWLEKLDSVIFLAPLGSMGNKTRRLSVLCGELAVAAAQGASDIKADAERAGRLSKADLVSEMVYEFDSLQGIMGGIYARRMNESEAVAQAISEQYLPAGPDSPVPSSLCGALLSIADKADTLAGCFGLNTIPTGAADPYGLRRCCLAITRILLDRDMHLPVSAIFRMAQAGYGDAIQWKLPLPEAHAKMVEFFTLRLKNYFVSQGYETLLVEAVLNAGADDVCDARARLKALAAFSRTQGFAQAVLTFKRAANIIRKQGEEAGAMLDGIPDAALFEDDAEKAFGASLAAMAPRFEALWAAGDFDALFGLLEELRPDVDAFFDKVMVMCDDLAVRQNRLNLLMSLVRKLGRLADFAALQL
- the trkA gene encoding Trk system potassium transporter TrkA yields the protein MRLFSRTPRVEQLKVVIVGAGEVGFHIARRLAQESKQVVVVDQSAEALRRVSEVLDVQTVQGSGCSPVVLSDAGVMDAHIFLAVTDSDEINIISCLFANAIAPDSRKIARIRNEEYHLFQDALTNEPLSISTIINPEKEVIKAIDRMLAMPGAVDFSEFADGQVKLVGVRLEQGPLIGRRLMQFREVVDDVNVIIAAIVRKDELIIPGGSDEILAGDIVYFACKDTSLETVRRISGHDTAPVKSALIIGGGNIGLRLAMLFERKGLHVKLVDKDKARCMVLAEKLNTTLVLHGDGTDQDFLREENVDAMDVVISLTSDEEINILSSLLAKNLGAKKTVTRVNKAAYQPLVSAIGIDNSVSPRLAAVNSILHHIRRGKVLSSVSIRGEGAEALEAVALADSDVVGKPVRELGFPRGTLLLAIVRGKEVVIPSGDSIINPEDRIIILTTREEVSRVEQALTVKLSQL
- the recO gene encoding DNA repair protein RecO, whose translation is MEFSDKGIILRVGRFKEADLWVRFLSPARGLFTAFAFGGCRSRQRFSGCLDHLNTVHFRVRMSRAGSYTSLEEGVLLRSPRRLRTDLHRLGLAVNCQKFLEAMGVSLEGAQAAYTLFEEALEALEADKGADAMLPLLFRARFAFDQGYRPETGFCLQCGCEMDSGQGAVFHVQEGLLLCGNCAAPSGPMFRLGNESLDALRFVQEYSPLHWEALSLSERARRELTRAVDGFIQFHIGLTWDKGMFRRV
- the glyQ gene encoding glycine--tRNA ligase subunit alpha — protein: MHFQDVILTLQTFWSRQGCVLAQPFDVECGAGTFNPATFLRVIGPEPWNVAYVEPSRRPTDGRYGENPNRLQHYFQFQVILKPSPDNIQELYLQSLKELGIDSAVHDIRFVEDDWESPTLGAWGLGWEVWLNGMEVTQFTYFQQVGGIDLSPTSVEITYGLERLCMYLQGKESVYDLSYNANVTYGNVYHQNEVEMSRYNFELSDAGMLLNLFGMYEAECKRLCEAGVAWPAYDYCLKCSHTFNLLDARGAISITERTGYIGRVRALASAVARLYAKQREDLGYPMLPKNDN